The Flammeovirgaceae bacterium genome contains a region encoding:
- a CDS encoding PIN domain-containing protein has product MDRAFVDTDIILDLLAERNPFYKSAAILFSKADRGDITLCVSTLSFANTHFLLRKKFSERESRKILMGFKTLVHILATTDKVIDRALASGFSDFEDAVQYYTASENNVNLLLTRNLKDYKLAKIPVMTAEAYIKTIGS; this is encoded by the coding sequence ATGGATCGGGCGTTTGTCGATACGGACATTATTCTTGATTTATTGGCCGAGCGCAATCCGTTTTATAAAAGTGCTGCTATTCTTTTTTCTAAAGCCGATAGAGGCGACATTACATTATGTGTATCAACGCTTAGCTTTGCCAATACACACTTTTTGCTTCGCAAAAAATTTTCGGAACGTGAATCCAGAAAAATTCTAATGGGCTTCAAAACGCTGGTTCATATACTGGCAACAACAGATAAAGTAATTGACCGGGCATTAGCTTCAGGATTTTCTGATTTTGAGGACGCGGTTCAATACTACACGGCTTCAGAAAATAATGTGAACTTACTGCTTACAAGGAACCTTAAAGACTATAAACTTGCAAAGATTCCGGTAATGACGGCTGAGGCTTATATAAAGACAATTGGGTCATAG
- the ytxJ gene encoding bacillithiol system redox-active protein YtxJ, with protein MNWNYLTDSSQLIRLQQASELTLIFKHSTRCSISNAVLNRLERNWNTEEMRGITPYFLDLLSYRNISDKITGLFGVPHESPQALIIRNGKTIYHASHFEIQYEQLLKAVRS; from the coding sequence ATGAACTGGAATTATTTAACCGATTCTTCGCAATTAATCCGCCTGCAGCAGGCCAGCGAATTAACCCTCATTTTTAAACACAGCACCCGCTGCTCTATCAGCAACGCAGTACTTAACCGGTTAGAAAGAAACTGGAACACAGAAGAAATGCGAGGCATTACACCCTACTTTCTCGATTTACTTTCCTACCGGAACATTTCCGATAAGATTACCGGGTTGTTTGGCGTGCCGCACGAGTCTCCGCAGGCACTTATCATTCGCAATGGCAAAACCATTTACCACGCCTCGCACTTCGAAATTCAGTACGAACAGCTTTTAAAGGCCGTCAGAAGTTAA
- a CDS encoding insulinase family protein: MISFSEFRLDNGLHVIVHEDPTVQIAVLNLLYDVGSRDERPDKTGFAHLFEHLMFGGSVNIPNYDEPLQLVGGDNNAFTNTDITNYYLTVPATNIETGFWLESDRMLGLSFNPKVLDVQRKVVIEEFKQRYLNQPYGDVWLKLRPLAYQVHPYQWATIGKEPAHIEGATLEDVKDFFYTHYIPNNAVLVVAGNVTVNQVKSLSEKWFAPIPRGKKKERKVPAEPVQKRKRILEVEAEVPASALYMAWHMPGRFHPDFYAVDQLSDILGRGESSRLYSQLVKEKEIFTSISAYVLGSIDPGLLVISGRLKSGISTKRGEEAVLGIIDELIKKGIEQPELQKVKNQAETALEFDEVEVMNRAMSLAFSSLSGDVNHVNREKEVINNVSIEAIMQKATAILKDENLCVMHYRSKAEAA, from the coding sequence ATGATTTCGTTTTCTGAGTTTAGACTTGACAACGGGCTACATGTAATTGTTCATGAAGATCCGACCGTTCAGATAGCCGTGCTGAACCTTTTGTACGATGTCGGCTCGCGCGATGAGCGGCCGGATAAAACGGGGTTTGCTCACTTGTTCGAACACCTGATGTTTGGCGGCTCAGTCAACATCCCCAACTACGATGAGCCGCTGCAGTTGGTAGGCGGAGACAATAATGCGTTCACCAACACCGACATCACCAATTATTACTTAACCGTTCCGGCCACGAATATTGAAACCGGCTTTTGGCTGGAGAGCGACCGCATGCTGGGATTATCGTTCAACCCGAAGGTGCTGGATGTACAACGCAAAGTGGTGATTGAAGAATTTAAACAACGCTACCTCAATCAGCCCTATGGCGATGTGTGGCTGAAACTACGGCCGCTGGCGTACCAGGTGCATCCCTATCAATGGGCCACCATCGGTAAAGAGCCTGCTCATATTGAGGGTGCCACGCTTGAGGATGTAAAAGATTTTTTCTATACGCACTACATTCCAAACAATGCGGTACTGGTTGTGGCCGGCAATGTAACGGTTAACCAGGTGAAGAGCTTATCGGAAAAATGGTTTGCGCCCATACCGCGCGGCAAAAAAAAGGAACGGAAGGTGCCGGCTGAACCTGTGCAAAAACGTAAGCGCATATTAGAAGTTGAGGCCGAAGTACCGGCCAGCGCACTTTATATGGCCTGGCACATGCCGGGCCGGTTTCACCCCGACTTTTATGCGGTTGATCAACTGTCGGACATTCTGGGGCGTGGCGAATCAAGCCGGCTGTATTCGCAATTGGTAAAAGAGAAGGAAATATTCACTTCCATATCAGCTTATGTTTTAGGTTCGATTGATCCGGGTTTGCTGGTCATCAGCGGACGATTAAAGAGCGGCATATCCACCAAACGAGGCGAAGAGGCTGTTTTAGGAATTATTGATGAACTAATAAAAAAAGGCATAGAGCAGCCCGAATTACAAAAAGTTAAAAACCAGGCTGAAACCGCCCTTGAGTTTGATGAAGTAGAGGTAATGAACCGTGCCATGAGCCTGGCATTTTCTTCCTTATCGGGTGATGTGAACCACGTTAACCGTGAAAAGGAGGTGATTAACAATGTATCCATCGAAGCGATAATGCAAAAAGCAACAGCGATTTTGAAGGATGAAAATCTTTGTGTGATGCATTACCGTTCAAAAGCAGAAGCAGCATGA
- a CDS encoding AI-2E family transporter, giving the protein MNLSKANARVSALLILQYIVFGGVILYIGRPLFIPLSFSLLISCILYPVCIWLEQHRIKKMAAILISLSIIFVLMGAIAWLFTLQLLSFFKEWTTLQDKLLQTFHAFSAWITQELNISAERQNEWLKNLGQQSGSDTMSFIRKTISAGTISGVLFILVPVYVVLILYHRDRWVNVLYRLFPTQRKEQIREILHLSIQSYYNFIKGMLLVYLIVGVLNSLGLYLIGIPHPVLFGFTASILTFIPYLGIIIAALLPITISWITYNSIWYPLGVIAVFAVVQYLEANVIFPLAVSSRLKLNALVTIAAIVTGGILWGVAGLILFIPFLGIIKIIADRTPSLKTWSMLLGSGTTK; this is encoded by the coding sequence ATGAACCTCAGTAAAGCAAATGCACGGGTTTCCGCCCTGCTTATCCTACAATATATTGTTTTTGGCGGAGTTATACTTTACATCGGCAGGCCGCTCTTTATTCCGCTTTCATTTTCCTTACTGATTAGTTGCATTCTCTATCCTGTTTGCATATGGCTTGAGCAGCACCGGATTAAAAAGATGGCTGCCATTCTAATCAGTCTGTCGATTATTTTTGTTTTGATGGGCGCCATCGCCTGGTTATTTACACTTCAGCTACTGAGTTTCTTTAAAGAGTGGACCACCTTGCAGGATAAACTGCTGCAAACATTCCATGCATTCAGTGCCTGGATTACGCAGGAACTAAATATCAGTGCCGAGCGACAAAACGAATGGCTGAAAAATCTTGGTCAGCAGTCCGGATCGGATACCATGAGCTTTATCAGGAAAACCATTTCTGCCGGAACGATTTCAGGTGTGTTGTTTATTTTAGTTCCGGTTTACGTAGTGCTGATTCTTTATCATCGCGACCGGTGGGTTAATGTGCTTTACCGGCTTTTTCCAACGCAGCGCAAGGAGCAAATCCGCGAAATCCTTCACCTTAGCATCCAATCCTACTACAATTTTATTAAAGGTATGCTGTTGGTTTACCTGATTGTAGGTGTACTGAACAGTTTAGGTCTTTACCTGATTGGAATTCCTCACCCGGTTTTATTCGGATTTACGGCCTCTATCCTCACGTTCATCCCGTATCTCGGAATCATTATTGCAGCACTGCTGCCCATCACCATTTCATGGATTACGTATAACTCCATCTGGTACCCCCTTGGTGTTATTGCCGTATTCGCAGTGGTTCAATACCTGGAGGCGAATGTAATCTTTCCGCTTGCCGTAAGCAGCCGCCTGAAACTTAACGCATTGGTTACCATTGCAGCCATCGTTACCGGAGGTATACTGTGGGGTGTGGCCGGGTTAATTCTTTTCATTCCGTTTTTAGGCATCATAAAGATAATTGCCGACCGCACTCCTTCATTAAAAACATGGTCCATGCTGCTGGGAAGCGGAACGACAAAATAA
- a CDS encoding S9 family peptidase, with protein sequence MRPVPFLLLCSVVAFAQSAWTPAEMMKFKRLTSAVISPDGKRVAYTVSVPLMEGDKSEFLTHIWVASTDGSMNRQFTFGDKSCSNPQFSPDSRWLAFISSRGSDRTQLHVISLEGGEAEQVTNQKNNVGQFAWSPDGKRIAFTMTDPLTEQEEKNRKEKRDMEIADTYKNAHIYTVSLAKDARGKYPVKRLSGGDFHVTDLTWSPDGKTIAFAHQINASLNEWPTTDISTIPADSGAVKKLVANKGQDANPVYSPDGQWLAFFSGGDVVSWSGANDVYIVPATGGTPKKLAPTFDGSFQILSWAADGKSIFISEAYRTTRVVYSLPVDGKPAKIITPAEGMHTNATFNKATDQMACIYQNSSVPANVYVMSLKDMKLRKISSINDDFAAKPHAKTEVISWKSKDGKYIIDGLLTYPANYQAGRKYPLILNIHGGPAGVFTQNYTGASTIYPLQAFASEGYAVLRPNPRGSSGYGVEFRQANKNDWGFGDYDDIMAGVDKVIADGLVHPDSLCVTGWSYGGYMTSMIITKTNRFKAAMVGAGVTNLISFTGTADIPDFIPDYFGGELWDRTDVYARHSAMFAVKNAKTPTLVIHGERDLRVPISQGQELYMALKRLGVKTQMVSYPRTPHGPQEPKFIQDIAERVIDWFNQHNRGRKAKHTDTN encoded by the coding sequence ATGAGACCCGTGCCATTTCTACTCCTTTGTTCAGTGGTTGCATTTGCACAAAGTGCCTGGACTCCCGCTGAAATGATGAAATTCAAGCGGCTGACTTCGGCTGTTATTTCTCCAGATGGCAAGCGCGTGGCCTACACCGTTTCTGTACCTCTGATGGAAGGTGATAAATCGGAGTTCCTCACACACATCTGGGTGGCTTCCACCGATGGTAGCATGAATCGCCAGTTTACATTTGGCGATAAGTCTTGCTCCAATCCGCAGTTTTCGCCCGACAGCCGGTGGCTGGCATTCATTTCTTCGCGCGGCAGCGACCGAACCCAATTGCATGTTATTTCATTAGAAGGCGGAGAAGCAGAACAGGTGACAAACCAGAAAAATAACGTGGGCCAGTTCGCCTGGTCGCCCGATGGCAAACGCATAGCATTCACCATGACTGACCCGCTTACTGAACAAGAAGAGAAAAACAGGAAAGAAAAACGTGATATGGAAATTGCCGATACCTATAAGAACGCACATATCTATACGGTGAGTTTAGCGAAAGATGCGAGGGGTAAATATCCGGTGAAGCGCCTTAGCGGTGGTGATTTTCACGTGACCGATTTAACCTGGTCGCCCGATGGAAAAACAATTGCCTTTGCGCATCAGATTAATGCATCGCTTAACGAGTGGCCTACAACGGATATTAGCACAATACCTGCTGATAGTGGTGCTGTTAAAAAACTGGTGGCGAACAAAGGCCAGGATGCCAATCCCGTTTACTCGCCCGATGGCCAGTGGCTCGCTTTTTTTTCGGGCGGTGATGTTGTTAGTTGGTCGGGAGCCAATGATGTGTACATTGTTCCCGCTACAGGCGGAACACCCAAAAAACTGGCCCCAACATTTGATGGCAGTTTTCAGATTCTATCCTGGGCAGCCGATGGCAAAAGCATTTTTATTTCTGAGGCCTACCGTACCACGCGGGTTGTGTATTCCCTGCCGGTTGACGGCAAGCCGGCTAAAATAATTACACCCGCTGAGGGTATGCACACCAATGCCACCTTTAATAAAGCAACTGACCAGATGGCGTGTATTTACCAAAACTCATCCGTCCCTGCCAATGTGTATGTAATGAGCTTAAAGGATATGAAGCTGCGTAAAATTTCCTCCATCAATGACGACTTTGCCGCTAAGCCTCATGCCAAAACTGAAGTGATTTCCTGGAAATCGAAGGACGGAAAATATATCATTGACGGCTTGCTTACCTATCCGGCTAATTACCAAGCCGGCAGAAAGTATCCGCTTATCCTGAATATTCACGGAGGTCCTGCCGGAGTTTTCACCCAGAATTATACAGGTGCCAGTACCATTTACCCGCTTCAGGCTTTTGCCAGCGAAGGGTATGCAGTACTTCGGCCTAACCCGCGTGGTAGTTCAGGGTATGGTGTTGAATTTCGCCAGGCCAATAAAAACGACTGGGGCTTTGGCGATTATGACGACATCATGGCGGGAGTGGATAAGGTTATTGCTGATGGGCTGGTGCATCCGGACAGCTTGTGCGTTACCGGATGGAGTTATGGCGGTTACATGACGTCCATGATCATCACAAAAACCAACCGGTTTAAGGCCGCCATGGTTGGTGCAGGCGTTACCAACCTGATAAGCTTTACCGGTACGGCTGATATTCCTGATTTCATACCCGACTACTTTGGCGGAGAATTGTGGGATCGCACCGATGTGTATGCCCGGCACTCGGCCATGTTTGCCGTAAAAAATGCAAAAACACCAACGCTGGTAATCCATGGTGAGCGTGATTTGCGTGTACCGATTTCGCAGGGGCAGGAGTTATACATGGCGTTGAAAAGGTTGGGTGTAAAAACACAAATGGTTTCGTACCCGCGTACGCCTCACGGTCCGCAGGAGCCAAAGTTTATCCAGGATATTGCCGAGCGGGTTATTGACTGGTTTAATCAACACAACCGCGGAAGAAAAGCAAAACACACCGATACAAATTGA
- the mnmD gene encoding tRNA (5-methylaminomethyl-2-thiouridine)(34)-methyltransferase MnmD — protein sequence MIEIIITEDGSHTIKNHALNETYHSLHGAMNESLHVFIKHGLEFFLARSPAAIAVLEVGFGTGLNAWLTAKHLAGTMVKLHYIALEPQPLGESVWSQLNYATTNDDQTLFNTLHRVAWNEPVPVTPEFVIHKMPKSVYDLELTQACLDLIYYDAFAPQKQPEMWTSNILAKVAGWLRPGGVLVTYCAKGQVKRDLKAAGLMVEALQGPPGKREMIRALK from the coding sequence ATGATAGAAATCATCATAACGGAAGACGGATCGCATACTATTAAAAATCATGCACTGAATGAGACCTACCATTCACTGCATGGCGCCATGAATGAGTCGCTGCATGTTTTTATAAAACACGGCCTGGAGTTTTTTCTTGCCCGATCACCTGCAGCGATTGCTGTGCTTGAAGTAGGCTTTGGCACAGGATTGAATGCCTGGCTCACGGCTAAACACCTGGCAGGTACTATGGTTAAACTTCACTACATAGCGCTTGAGCCTCAGCCTTTGGGTGAGTCGGTTTGGTCGCAATTGAATTATGCGACTACAAACGATGATCAGACTTTGTTTAACACCCTTCACCGCGTTGCGTGGAATGAGCCCGTGCCGGTAACTCCTGAATTTGTAATTCATAAGATGCCCAAATCGGTATATGATTTGGAACTGACTCAGGCATGCCTGGACCTTATATATTATGATGCCTTTGCTCCTCAAAAGCAGCCTGAAATGTGGACGAGCAATATACTGGCAAAAGTGGCCGGTTGGCTTAGGCCCGGTGGTGTATTGGTAACGTACTGCGCCAAAGGGCAGGTGAAGCGCGATTTAAAAGCGGCCGGTCTTATGGTCGAAGCCCTGCAAGGCCCCCCCGGAAAGCGCGAAATGATTCGGGCTTTAAAATGA
- a CDS encoding OsmC family protein, which produces MSTLTNTYQGGLRTTLTHTRSGQSFISDAPPDNMGKGEAFSPTDLVCAALSSCMLTTMGIVAEREQIDMTGMRTAVVKIMASNPRKIAEIQITLSHPNLKATEAQKQKLRNTALSCPVALSLHDSVKQTVVFNF; this is translated from the coding sequence ATGAGTACCCTTACCAATACCTACCAGGGTGGGTTACGCACCACCTTAACACATACCCGTTCGGGGCAATCGTTCATTTCAGATGCCCCACCGGATAACATGGGTAAAGGCGAAGCCTTTAGCCCAACCGATTTGGTTTGCGCGGCCCTGAGTTCATGCATGCTCACCACCATGGGTATTGTAGCTGAACGCGAACAGATTGATATGACCGGCATGAGAACAGCGGTAGTAAAAATAATGGCTTCAAATCCTCGTAAAATTGCTGAAATACAAATAACGCTGTCGCACCCGAACCTGAAAGCTACTGAAGCACAGAAGCAAAAACTCAGAAATACGGCCCTATCCTGCCCGGTGGCGTTAAGCCTTCATGACTCAGTTAAACAAACTGTGGTTTTTAACTTCTGA
- a CDS encoding 2-C-methyl-D-erythritol 2,4-cyclodiphosphate synthase → MNMRIGFGFDVHQLEAGREFWLGGIKISADKGATGHSDADVLIHALCDALLGAAGLRDIGYHFPNTDPQWKGKDSRHFLTEVVRMLNAKGWRVGNVDCTVCLERPKINPHIQSMRAVLAPVLQIPADGVSIKATTNEKLGYIGREEGVCAYAVALIVKN, encoded by the coding sequence ATGAATATGCGGATAGGTTTCGGTTTCGATGTGCACCAACTGGAGGCAGGCCGGGAATTTTGGCTTGGCGGCATAAAAATTTCTGCCGATAAAGGTGCTACCGGCCACTCCGATGCCGATGTACTTATACATGCCTTATGCGATGCCTTACTGGGCGCTGCCGGATTGCGCGACATCGGCTACCATTTTCCTAACACCGATCCCCAATGGAAGGGTAAAGACAGCAGACATTTTTTAACTGAAGTAGTGCGCATGCTAAATGCAAAGGGGTGGCGGGTTGGTAATGTGGATTGTACGGTTTGCCTGGAGCGGCCAAAGATCAATCCGCATATACAGTCCATGCGGGCCGTGCTGGCACCCGTGCTTCAAATCCCGGCAGATGGCGTTAGTATTAAGGCTACTACTAATGAAAAACTTGGCTACATAGGTCGTGAAGAAGGCGTATGTGCGTATGCCGTGGCTTTGATTGTAAAAAACTAA
- a CDS encoding dehydrogenase, translating into MNFDKENLNSAKLIHLYQALVRPRLIEEKMLILLRQNKISKWFSGIGQEAIAVGVTEALQPDEYILPMHRNLGVFTSRNMPFERLFAQWQGTLGGYTKGRDRSFHFGNNKYRIVGMISHLGPQNGVADGIALASKLNKEKKVTAVFNGDGGTSEGDFHEAVNVAAVWDLPVIFVIENNGYGLSTPSHEQFRCKSFADKAIGYGIEGIQVDGNNVLAVYNTVSKLAEDIRKNPRPVLLECITFRMRGHEEASGTKYVPKELMEQWAKKDPVDNYEKFLFSEGILTEKEAEAIRKKIKKEIESGLAIAFEETPPQPNTAQELQDVYAPFTRAIITPSSDKKSEKRFIDAISDGLQQSMERHDNLVLMGQDIAEYGGVFKITDGFVKQFGKDRVRNTPICESAILGAGLGLSIKGMKAMVEMQFADFVSEGITQIVNNLAKTHWRWGQQADVVVRMPTGAGTAAGPFHSQSNEAWFFHTPGLKIVYPSTPYDAKGLLCAAFEDPNPVMYFEHKLLYRSIKEEIPDDYYTLEIGKAKTVTTGTDLSIITYGMGVHWAKEILESMSGVSADIIDLRTLLPWDTETVYESVKKTSRVMILHEDTLTGGIGAEISAWITEHCFTCLDAPVMRVASLDTPIPFASTLEQNFLPKGRLKNKIEELLAF; encoded by the coding sequence ATGAATTTTGATAAAGAAAATCTCAACTCCGCTAAACTCATTCATCTTTACCAAGCTCTTGTGCGACCCCGTTTAATCGAGGAAAAAATGCTGATACTCCTTCGGCAAAATAAAATCAGCAAATGGTTCAGCGGCATCGGGCAAGAGGCCATTGCCGTTGGCGTAACCGAGGCCCTTCAGCCTGACGAATACATTCTGCCTATGCACCGCAACCTGGGTGTGTTTACCTCGCGCAACATGCCCTTCGAACGACTGTTTGCGCAATGGCAGGGTACACTGGGCGGGTATACTAAGGGCCGCGATCGCTCTTTTCACTTCGGCAATAACAAATACCGCATTGTCGGTATGATCTCACACCTCGGCCCGCAAAACGGTGTGGCCGATGGCATTGCACTGGCCAGCAAACTGAACAAAGAGAAAAAAGTTACGGCTGTTTTTAATGGCGATGGCGGCACCAGCGAAGGCGATTTTCATGAAGCAGTTAATGTGGCTGCCGTTTGGGATTTGCCTGTAATCTTTGTGATTGAGAACAATGGGTATGGCCTGTCAACCCCCAGCCACGAACAATTTCGCTGTAAAAGCTTTGCAGATAAAGCCATTGGTTACGGCATTGAAGGCATTCAGGTAGACGGCAATAATGTACTGGCTGTGTACAACACCGTTTCAAAACTTGCCGAAGATATCCGCAAAAATCCAAGGCCGGTTCTTCTTGAGTGCATCACCTTCCGTATGCGCGGCCATGAAGAGGCCTCGGGTACCAAATACGTGCCGAAGGAACTGATGGAGCAATGGGCCAAGAAAGATCCGGTGGACAACTACGAGAAATTTTTGTTTAGCGAGGGTATCCTTACGGAGAAGGAAGCTGAAGCCATCCGAAAAAAAATCAAAAAGGAAATTGAGTCCGGCCTGGCTATCGCTTTTGAAGAAACACCACCCCAACCCAATACCGCACAGGAACTTCAGGATGTTTATGCGCCTTTTACTCGCGCCATTATCACGCCTTCATCCGACAAAAAATCAGAAAAACGATTTATCGATGCCATCAGCGATGGCTTACAACAAAGTATGGAGCGCCATGATAATTTGGTGCTGATGGGCCAGGACATTGCCGAGTACGGTGGCGTATTTAAAATTACCGATGGGTTCGTAAAGCAATTCGGTAAAGACCGCGTACGAAATACGCCCATTTGCGAATCGGCTATTTTGGGTGCCGGTCTTGGGCTTTCCATTAAAGGGATGAAGGCCATGGTGGAAATGCAGTTTGCCGATTTCGTGTCAGAAGGTATAACACAAATTGTAAACAACCTGGCCAAAACCCATTGGCGCTGGGGGCAGCAGGCCGATGTGGTGGTGCGAATGCCCACCGGTGCCGGCACAGCGGCCGGTCCGTTTCACTCGCAAAGCAACGAAGCCTGGTTTTTTCATACCCCGGGATTAAAAATCGTTTATCCCTCAACTCCTTACGATGCCAAGGGCTTGCTGTGTGCAGCCTTTGAGGATCCTAATCCCGTGATGTATTTCGAACATAAATTATTGTATCGATCCATTAAAGAAGAAATACCGGACGATTACTATACCCTCGAAATCGGTAAGGCAAAAACGGTAACCACGGGTACCGATTTATCTATCATCACGTATGGCATGGGCGTGCACTGGGCTAAAGAAATTCTGGAAAGCATGTCCGGAGTTTCAGCAGATATTATCGACCTGCGTACCCTGTTGCCGTGGGATACCGAAACTGTTTATGAATCCGTTAAGAAAACCAGCCGTGTAATGATCTTGCACGAGGACACGCTAACCGGTGGTATTGGTGCCGAAATCAGTGCCTGGATTACCGAACATTGCTTTACCTGCCTGGATGCTCCGGTAATGCGTGTGGCCAGCCTGGATACCCCCATCCCGTTTGCTTCCACGCTTGAACAAAACTTTTTGCCTAAAGGACGACTGAAAAACAAGATTGAAGAATTGCTGGCGTTTTAA